A genomic region of Solanum dulcamara chromosome 2, daSolDulc1.2, whole genome shotgun sequence contains the following coding sequences:
- the LOC129881011 gene encoding telomere repeat-binding protein 3 isoform X1, whose protein sequence is MVYKKKLDFGFNGFQVPFIPKAPRSVRRRRSCKKIDDGQICAFELLAAVAGKLLLESESSTSSNAAEGKNGIADGMDGIKSKQVEEGKAVKSECLDQGSCVESAYIPETAAQEQNLKHGFEKPYHAKNNYFLEHTSTVIGFEADMKLENCKEVNIANGKFHPKIEGGSSNLEDPCDNKIRTGTQKHLDDDSKQIEDVTVTNTCSVKNPIEECVNNSCLFNSGGSVQLPLYRDSVPSASFVKQRNSVKLGIRDDDENSFDCYRCSTKLRAFRTTSRLGYRRIRKMLKSRYWKVAPKLKEYERSYTNGGVESFYLSRKSIRARKRCQLEVPSKRRKLSNHGFAVAYYQEASSESVTNSPDKEIKRDINTSHAIPPRGTVDPAPVKNHHKKDPNVKFSIKSFKVPELYIEVPETATVGSLKRTVMEAVTAILESGLRVGVVLQGKKVRDDNRTLEQAGISQNGNLDNLGFTLEPRFTQVSPSSSPNKLPASSTYVADQELTRRRPSPILELGIHNASSDPLETEIGKYIENNHPSELSPTNPIDSSTDVSIPDSRALVIVPPVNAEALAMVPLNQKSKRSELSQRRIRRPFSVAEVEALVEAVEHLGTGRWRDVKMRAFDNADHRTYVDLKDKWKTLVHTASIAPQQRRGEPVPQELLDRVLAAHAYWSQQQGKHHAEPLKTPDAKAQKVGA, encoded by the exons ATGGTGTATAAGAAGAAGCTAGATTTTGGTTTCAATGGCTTTCAAGTTCCATTTATCCCTAAAGCTCCTAGATCAGTTAGA AGGAGACGTTCCTGTAAAAAAATTGATGACGGTCAAATTTGTGCATTTGAATTATTGGCGGCTGTTGCCGGGAAGCTTTTACTGGAGAGCGAAAGCTCTACTTCCAGTAATGCAGCAGAAGGGAAAAATGGAATTGCTGATGGCATGGATGGAATTAAAAGCAAACAAGTGGAAGAAGGTAAAGCTGTGAAATCAGAGTGCCTCGACCAGGGGAGTTGTGTAGAAAGCGCTTATATACCAGAAACTGCAGCCCAAGAGCAGAATTTGAAACATGGTTTCGAGAAACCTTATCatgcaaaaaataattatttcttggAGCATACTTCTACTGTTATAGGTTTTGAAGCTGACATGAAGTTGGAAAACTGCAAGGAGGTCAATATAGCTAATGGAAAATTCCACCCCAAAATTGAAGGCGGATCCTCTAATCTCGAGGATCCATGTGATAATAAAATCAGGACAGGAACTCAAAAGCACTTAGATGATGACAGCAAGCAGATTGAGGACGTAACTGTGACTAACACTTGTAGTGTAAAGAATCCAATCGAAGAATGTGTTAATAACAGTTGCTTGTTTAACTCAGGCGGTAGTGTACAGTTACCCTTGTACAGGGATTCGGTTCCTAGTGCTTCTTTTGTAAAGCAAAGGAACAGTGTAAAGTTAGGTATTAGAGATGATGACGAAAATTCTTTTGACTGCTATAGATGTAGCACCAAGTTAAGGGCCTTTAGGACGACATCACGACTTGGATACAGAAGAATAAGGAAGATGCTTAAATCTCGATACTGGAAAGTAGCTCCTAAGTTGAAGGAATATGAGCGATCTTACACAA ATGGTGGAGTGGAGTCCTTTTACCTCAGTAGGAAAAGCATACGTGCACGCAAGAGATGCCAACTTGAAGTTCCTTCCAAGAGAAGGAAATTGAGCAACCATGGCTTTGCTGTTGCATATTACCAGGAGGCCAGTAGTGAAAGCGTTACAAATTCACCTGATAAGGAAATCAAACGAGACATTAATACCTCCCATGCCATCCCACCAAGAG GAACTGTTGATCCAGCTCCAGTTAAAAATCATCACAAGAAGGACCCTAATG TAAAATTTAGCATCAAGTCCTTCAAGGTGCCAGAGCTTTACATAGAGGTTCCTGAAACTGCAACAGTTGGCTCACTGAAG AGAACAGTGATGGAGGCAGTTACAGCTATATTGGAAAGTGGATTACGGGTTGGGGTGGTTCTCCAGGGAAAGAAGGTCAGAGATGACAATAGAACTCTGGAGCAGGCTGGCATTTCCCAGAATGGCAACCTTGATAATTTAGGTTTCACTTTGGAGCCTAGATTCACCCAAGTTTCTCCATCTTCATCTCCTAATAAACTTCCGGCTTCATCAACATATGTTGCAGATCAGGAACTAACAAG GCGGCGACCTAGTCCTATATTGGAATTGGGGATTCACAATGCTTCATCAGACCCTCTAGAGACTGAGATAGGCAAGTACATCGAGAATAACCATCCATCAGAGCTCTCTCCTACAAATCCTATTGATTCATCAACTGATGTATCTATTCCAGATTCTAGAGCCTTGGTCATAGTTCCTCCAGTTAACGCAGAGGCACTTGCTATGGTTCCTCTGAACCAAAAAAGTAAACGTTCTGAACTTTCACAACGTAGAATACGGAGACCATTCTCAGTTGCAGAAGTAGAAGCTCTAGTTGAAGCTGTGGAGCATCTTGGAACTGGAAG GTGGCGTGATGTTAAAATGCGTGCTTTCGATAATGCTGATCACCGAACTTACGTCGACTTGAAG GATAAATGGAAGACATTAGTACATACAGCAAGCATTGCCCCACAACAACGGAGAGGCGAGCCGGTTCCCCAGGAACTTCTGGACAGAGTCTTAGCTGCCCATGCCTACTGGTCTCAACAACAGGGGAAACATCATGCTGAACCTCTGAAAACTCCAGATGCAAAAGCCCAGAAAGTTGGTGCTTGA
- the LOC129881011 gene encoding telomere repeat-binding protein 3 isoform X2, producing MVYKKKLDFGFNGFQVPFIPKAPRSVRRRRSCKKIDDGQICAFELLAAVAGKLLLESESSTSSNAAEGKNGIADGMDGIKSKQVEEGKAVKSECLDQGSCVESAYIPETAAQEQNLKHGFEKPYHAKNNYFLEHTSTVIGFEADMKLENCKEVNIANGKFHPKIEGGSSNLEDPCDNKIRTGTQKHLDDDSKQIEDVTVTNTCSVKNPIEECVNNSCLFNSGGSVQLPLYRDSVPSASFVKQRNSVKLGIRDDDENSFDCYRCSTKLRAFRTTSRLGYRRIRKMLKSRYWKVAPKLKEYERSYTNGGVESFYLSRKSIRARKRCQLEVPSKRRKLSNHGFAVAYYQEASSESVTNSPDKEIKRDINTSHAIPPRGTVDPAPVKNHHKKDPNVKFSIKSFKVPELYIEVPETATVGSLKRTVMEAVTAILESGLRVGVVLQGKKVRDDNRTLEQAGISQNGNLDNLGFTLEPRFTQVSPSSSPNKLPASSTYVADQELTRRRPSPILELGIHNASSDPLETEIDSRALVIVPPVNAEALAMVPLNQKSKRSELSQRRIRRPFSVAEVEALVEAVEHLGTGRWRDVKMRAFDNADHRTYVDLKDKWKTLVHTASIAPQQRRGEPVPQELLDRVLAAHAYWSQQQGKHHAEPLKTPDAKAQKVGA from the exons ATGGTGTATAAGAAGAAGCTAGATTTTGGTTTCAATGGCTTTCAAGTTCCATTTATCCCTAAAGCTCCTAGATCAGTTAGA AGGAGACGTTCCTGTAAAAAAATTGATGACGGTCAAATTTGTGCATTTGAATTATTGGCGGCTGTTGCCGGGAAGCTTTTACTGGAGAGCGAAAGCTCTACTTCCAGTAATGCAGCAGAAGGGAAAAATGGAATTGCTGATGGCATGGATGGAATTAAAAGCAAACAAGTGGAAGAAGGTAAAGCTGTGAAATCAGAGTGCCTCGACCAGGGGAGTTGTGTAGAAAGCGCTTATATACCAGAAACTGCAGCCCAAGAGCAGAATTTGAAACATGGTTTCGAGAAACCTTATCatgcaaaaaataattatttcttggAGCATACTTCTACTGTTATAGGTTTTGAAGCTGACATGAAGTTGGAAAACTGCAAGGAGGTCAATATAGCTAATGGAAAATTCCACCCCAAAATTGAAGGCGGATCCTCTAATCTCGAGGATCCATGTGATAATAAAATCAGGACAGGAACTCAAAAGCACTTAGATGATGACAGCAAGCAGATTGAGGACGTAACTGTGACTAACACTTGTAGTGTAAAGAATCCAATCGAAGAATGTGTTAATAACAGTTGCTTGTTTAACTCAGGCGGTAGTGTACAGTTACCCTTGTACAGGGATTCGGTTCCTAGTGCTTCTTTTGTAAAGCAAAGGAACAGTGTAAAGTTAGGTATTAGAGATGATGACGAAAATTCTTTTGACTGCTATAGATGTAGCACCAAGTTAAGGGCCTTTAGGACGACATCACGACTTGGATACAGAAGAATAAGGAAGATGCTTAAATCTCGATACTGGAAAGTAGCTCCTAAGTTGAAGGAATATGAGCGATCTTACACAA ATGGTGGAGTGGAGTCCTTTTACCTCAGTAGGAAAAGCATACGTGCACGCAAGAGATGCCAACTTGAAGTTCCTTCCAAGAGAAGGAAATTGAGCAACCATGGCTTTGCTGTTGCATATTACCAGGAGGCCAGTAGTGAAAGCGTTACAAATTCACCTGATAAGGAAATCAAACGAGACATTAATACCTCCCATGCCATCCCACCAAGAG GAACTGTTGATCCAGCTCCAGTTAAAAATCATCACAAGAAGGACCCTAATG TAAAATTTAGCATCAAGTCCTTCAAGGTGCCAGAGCTTTACATAGAGGTTCCTGAAACTGCAACAGTTGGCTCACTGAAG AGAACAGTGATGGAGGCAGTTACAGCTATATTGGAAAGTGGATTACGGGTTGGGGTGGTTCTCCAGGGAAAGAAGGTCAGAGATGACAATAGAACTCTGGAGCAGGCTGGCATTTCCCAGAATGGCAACCTTGATAATTTAGGTTTCACTTTGGAGCCTAGATTCACCCAAGTTTCTCCATCTTCATCTCCTAATAAACTTCCGGCTTCATCAACATATGTTGCAGATCAGGAACTAACAAG GCGGCGACCTAGTCCTATATTGGAATTGGGGATTCACAATGCTTCATCAGACCCTCTAGAGACTGAGATAG ATTCTAGAGCCTTGGTCATAGTTCCTCCAGTTAACGCAGAGGCACTTGCTATGGTTCCTCTGAACCAAAAAAGTAAACGTTCTGAACTTTCACAACGTAGAATACGGAGACCATTCTCAGTTGCAGAAGTAGAAGCTCTAGTTGAAGCTGTGGAGCATCTTGGAACTGGAAG GTGGCGTGATGTTAAAATGCGTGCTTTCGATAATGCTGATCACCGAACTTACGTCGACTTGAAG GATAAATGGAAGACATTAGTACATACAGCAAGCATTGCCCCACAACAACGGAGAGGCGAGCCGGTTCCCCAGGAACTTCTGGACAGAGTCTTAGCTGCCCATGCCTACTGGTCTCAACAACAGGGGAAACATCATGCTGAACCTCTGAAAACTCCAGATGCAAAAGCCCAGAAAGTTGGTGCTTGA